From one Acidobacteriota bacterium genomic stretch:
- the ccsA gene encoding cytochrome c biogenesis protein CcsA — protein sequence MDYLWVIILLGYTFCVGQAIFTLTTKRPVMQRAANVALGISFLAHTVWLIWKGFTANRCPIVGTQEMCAFLSWSLIVCFFIATRWYHANALKAFVLPIVFVLTWVAALATGTSERPEGSTEPLQKLLFPAHAGLILLAYAAFFISFGAALMYILQERELKRKRFGTIFYRLPSLETCDAISFKASAIGFVLLTLGIAAGIAWSRTRDGVFWHGQPLEMFVIFIWVIYLLMLQSRISAGWGGRTAALASIISFILVVGSLIGVRYLGTLHVFG from the coding sequence ATGGATTATTTATGGGTCATTATTCTTCTCGGTTATACCTTTTGTGTAGGTCAGGCAATTTTTACCTTGACGACGAAACGTCCGGTTATGCAAAGGGCCGCTAATGTTGCGTTAGGAATTTCATTCTTAGCGCACACGGTCTGGTTAATCTGGAAAGGGTTTACCGCAAATCGTTGCCCGATTGTCGGCACTCAGGAGATGTGCGCGTTTCTCTCCTGGTCATTGATCGTCTGTTTTTTTATTGCCACCCGCTGGTATCACGCCAATGCCTTGAAAGCCTTTGTGCTGCCCATCGTTTTTGTGTTGACCTGGGTGGCGGCGCTCGCCACCGGCACCTCGGAGCGCCCGGAAGGTTCGACCGAACCTTTGCAGAAATTATTATTCCCGGCACACGCCGGATTGATTCTTTTGGCTTACGCGGCGTTCTTTATTTCATTCGGCGCAGCCTTGATGTATATCCTGCAAGAGCGCGAATTGAAAAGGAAACGATTCGGCACGATTTTTTATCGCCTGCCGAGCCTCGAAACCTGCGATGCCATCAGTTTTAAAGCCTCAGCTATCGGCTTTGTCCTGCTGACGCTCGGCATTGCCGCAGGCATCGCCTGGTCGCGCACCCGCGATGGCGTATTCTGGCACGGACAACCCCTGGAAATGTTCGTCATCTTCATCTGGGTGATTTATCTGTTGATGTTGCAATCGCGCATCAGCGCCGGTTGGGGCGGACGCACGGCGGCGCTGGCTTCGATTATCAGTTTTATTTTAGTTGTCGGCAGTTTAATCGGTGTCCGATATTTAGGAACGTTGCACGTATTTGGCTAA
- the hemA gene encoding glutamyl-tRNA reductase, with protein MNIVLVGLSHRTAPVEIRERVAFNEACLAEALANLVDQETIDEGVIVSTCNRVELIASSPAGAEPGLHRLTNFICDFHSLSVDTIHHHLYRHSQDHAIKHLFRVASSLDSMVLGESQILGQVKEAYRNAIEAGTVGRILSQLMHRTINVAKRVRTETAISQLPVSVSSVAVELAEKIFGELNNKTILLVGAGEMAELAAQNLMEAGSNKLLVTNRTAERAERFAHEFNGGTVGFETFYEVMPVVDIVICSTGAPDYVIRAEEARRALKSRRKGPLLFIDISVPRNIDPEVAELDNAFLFDIDDFEGVVESNIREREREARNAEAIIETEVHNFIKHMRSFDIGPSIVEVKQIVTQLAQNELKRHRKKLGELSPEQEIKIAEVLLPALVNKLSHPIIMQMRAAARNEEPADTLEELRKMIKID; from the coding sequence ATGAATATTGTTCTTGTAGGTCTCAGTCACCGCACCGCGCCCGTCGAAATACGCGAACGCGTAGCGTTCAACGAAGCCTGTCTGGCGGAGGCGCTCGCCAATCTCGTCGATCAGGAGACGATTGACGAAGGGGTGATTGTCTCGACCTGTAATCGCGTTGAACTGATTGCCTCATCGCCGGCGGGCGCTGAACCCGGACTCCATCGTTTAACCAACTTTATCTGCGATTTTCATAGCCTTTCGGTTGATACCATCCATCATCACCTTTACCGTCACTCGCAGGATCACGCGATTAAACATCTCTTCCGTGTGGCGTCGAGCCTCGATTCGATGGTGCTCGGCGAATCGCAAATTCTCGGGCAGGTGAAAGAAGCCTATCGCAACGCCATCGAAGCCGGAACCGTCGGGCGTATTCTCAGCCAATTGATGCACCGCACGATCAACGTTGCCAAACGGGTGCGCACCGAAACCGCGATTTCCCAACTGCCGGTGTCGGTGAGTTCTGTGGCTGTCGAACTCGCGGAAAAAATCTTCGGTGAGTTGAACAACAAAACCATACTTTTAGTTGGCGCAGGCGAAATGGCTGAACTCGCTGCGCAGAATTTGATGGAAGCCGGAAGCAATAAATTGCTGGTGACGAACCGCACGGCAGAACGCGCCGAACGCTTTGCTCATGAGTTCAACGGCGGCACCGTCGGATTTGAAACCTTTTATGAAGTCATGCCGGTCGTCGATATTGTCATCTGTTCAACCGGCGCGCCTGATTATGTGATTCGCGCCGAAGAAGCGCGGCGCGCCTTGAAATCGCGACGCAAAGGACCGCTGCTGTTTATAGATATTTCGGTGCCGCGCAACATCGACCCGGAAGTCGCCGAACTCGATAACGCTTTCCTGTTCGATATAGATGATTTTGAAGGCGTCGTCGAATCCAATATCCGCGAACGCGAACGCGAGGCGCGCAATGCCGAAGCCATCATCGAAACCGAAGTGCATAATTTCATCAAACATATGCGGTCGTTTGACATCGGACCTAGCATTGTCGAAGTCAAACAGATTGTCACCCAACTGGCGCAAAATGAACTCAAACGCCATCGTAAAAAACTTGGTGAATTAAGTCCCGAACAGGAAATTAAAATCGCTGAAGTCCTGCTTCCGGCGCTCGTCAATAAACTTTCACATCCGATTATTATGCAAATGCGCGCCGCAGCAAGAAACGAAGAACCGGCGGATACCCTCGAAGAATTAAGAAAGATGATAAAAATTGATTAG
- the hemC gene encoding hydroxymethylbilane synthase, which translates to MTNDKLTIGTRGSKLALWQTNWVKAELARHHPHLHIDIKIISTKGDRVLDVSLPKLGEQGKGLFTKELEDEMFAGQIDLAVHSLKDLPTELPAGLTVGAICEREDVRDAFVAVGGIANFAALPEGAILGTSSLRREAQIRAARPDLKIVPVRGNLDTRLRKLDEGEFAAIILAAAGLRRLAYDHRITEYLDSRFMLSAVGQGALAIESRQDDARVNEVLKAIDHLPTRLACTAERSFLKGLGGGCIVPIAALCRVAGDELILDGLVAKADGSRIIREQMNGNVNDAEGLGQQLANQLLQQGAKELLANQ; encoded by the coding sequence ATGACCAACGACAAATTAACCATCGGCACACGCGGCAGCAAACTGGCGCTCTGGCAAACTAACTGGGTGAAAGCCGAGTTGGCACGTCATCACCCGCACCTGCACATCGACATTAAAATCATTTCCACCAAAGGCGACCGCGTGTTGGATGTGTCGCTTCCGAAACTCGGCGAACAGGGCAAAGGACTTTTCACTAAAGAACTCGAAGACGAAATGTTTGCCGGGCAGATTGACCTTGCGGTTCACAGTTTGAAAGATTTGCCGACCGAACTTCCCGCAGGCTTAACCGTCGGGGCGATTTGCGAACGCGAAGATGTGCGCGATGCTTTTGTCGCCGTCGGGGGCATCGCCAATTTTGCGGCGTTACCCGAAGGCGCAATTCTCGGCACCAGTAGCCTCAGACGCGAAGCGCAGATTCGTGCCGCGCGCCCGGATTTAAAGATCGTTCCGGTGCGCGGCAATCTCGATACGCGACTGAGAAAACTTGATGAAGGCGAATTTGCGGCAATTATTTTAGCCGCCGCAGGTCTTCGTCGCCTCGCCTATGACCACCGCATCACCGAGTATCTGGATTCGCGTTTTATGCTTTCGGCGGTTGGCCAAGGGGCGCTTGCCATTGAATCGCGACAGGATGACGCGCGCGTAAATGAAGTTTTGAAAGCCATAGACCATTTGCCTACGCGACTGGCTTGTACAGCCGAGCGCAGTTTTTTAAAAGGACTTGGTGGCGGTTGCATCGTCCCGATTGCGGCGCTTTGCAGAGTTGCTGGCGATGAATTGATATTGGACGGGCTGGTAGCAAAAGCCGATGGCTCGCGAATCATTCGCGAACAGATGAACGGCAACGTAAACGATGCCGAAGGATTGGGACAGCAATTAGCAAATCAATTATTACAACAGGGGGCAAAAGAATTATTGGCTAACCAGTAA
- the cmk gene encoding (d)CMP kinase: MNNIVIAIDGPSGVGKSTLGKALARYFNYLFIDSGALYRAIALKALQSQTPLDNRNAVTEIARGSQIKLEGDPDALRVYLDGAEVTREIRLPEVSQAASVVATLATVREVVVDKLREMRKSGGLVMDGRDIGTKVFPDAEVKLFLEASPAVRAERRWLEEKQKGSEVSFEHIKAELAERDRRDREREATPLVKADDAILIDTSTMTVDQVIARVLEIIQSHG; the protein is encoded by the coding sequence ATGAATAATATTGTCATCGCCATTGATGGGCCATCGGGTGTGGGAAAAAGCACTTTAGGAAAAGCGCTTGCCAGATACTTCAACTACCTGTTTATCGATTCCGGCGCACTCTATCGCGCCATCGCCTTAAAAGCTCTGCAATCGCAAACGCCGCTTGATAACCGAAATGCCGTTACCGAGATTGCGCGGGGTTCGCAAATCAAACTTGAAGGCGACCCCGATGCCTTGCGAGTGTATCTCGATGGCGCGGAAGTGACTCGCGAAATTCGTCTGCCCGAAGTCAGCCAGGCGGCATCTGTGGTTGCCACCCTTGCCACGGTTCGCGAAGTCGTGGTTGATAAACTTCGCGAGATGCGCAAGTCCGGCGGTCTGGTGATGGACGGACGCGACATCGGCACCAAAGTATTTCCCGACGCCGAAGTGAAATTATTTTTAGAGGCATCGCCTGCGGTTCGCGCCGAACGTCGCTGGCTCGAAGAAAAACAAAAAGGCAGCGAGGTTTCATTTGAACATATTAAAGCGGAGCTTGCCGAACGCGACCGCCGTGACCGTGAACGTGAAGCCACGCCGCTTGTGAAAGCCGATGATGCAATTTTAATCGATACCTCAACGATGACGGTTGACCAGGTCATTGCCCGTGTCCTTGAAATCATTCAATCGCACGGTTAG
- a CDS encoding riboflavin synthase, giving the protein MRGVVNLTFPFLLLLFYLMELMGIFTGLIMEVGRVRRIERRASGAYLVIECRKVLQGTQIGDSITVNGVDLTVTTMTDNQFTADASLETLTRSTLGDLRVGSRVNLERALGVGERLGGHMVQGHVDGTASLISATPEGNAYRLRFGAPKVLMRYIAMKGSICVDGISLTVAGLGSDWFEVAVIPHTWRETTLAELKPGDRVNLEVDVLAKYVERLLLYKADYEESANQLTLESLIEKGY; this is encoded by the coding sequence ATGAGAGGGGTAGTCAACCTCACCTTTCCCTTTTTACTTTTGCTTTTTTATTTGATGGAACTGATGGGCATTTTCACTGGCTTAATTATGGAAGTCGGACGGGTGCGGCGCATTGAGCGGCGTGCCAGCGGCGCTTACCTGGTCATCGAATGCCGGAAAGTTTTACAAGGGACACAAATCGGCGATTCGATTACCGTCAACGGGGTTGATTTGACAGTAACTACCATGACCGATAATCAATTCACCGCCGATGCTTCGCTTGAAACCTTGACCCGCTCAACGCTCGGCGATTTGCGCGTCGGAAGTCGGGTCAATCTCGAACGCGCGCTCGGCGTCGGTGAACGACTCGGCGGACACATGGTTCAAGGACACGTTGATGGAACCGCTTCGTTGATTTCAGCAACGCCCGAAGGCAATGCCTATCGTCTGCGGTTTGGCGCGCCGAAAGTCTTGATGCGTTACATCGCGATGAAAGGTTCAATTTGCGTCGATGGCATCAGCCTCACGGTTGCCGGACTTGGCAGTGATTGGTTTGAAGTGGCGGTCATCCCGCACACCTGGCGCGAAACCACATTGGCAGAGTTGAAACCCGGTGACCGCGTCAATCTCGAAGTCGATGTGCTCGCAAAATATGTCGAGCGGTTGTTACTCTATAAAGCCGATTATGAGGAAAGCGCCAATCAATTAACGCTTGAGAGTTTAATTGAGAAAGGCTATTGA
- a CDS encoding BrnA antitoxin family protein yields the protein MKANKERFEITQADYEQMLKEGADPEYALKPGKYTAQRGRFAKKYPDLKKDDVEQHPQTAIYLDTDIVEFFKQHSKNSESMAYQAEINNLLRHYIENERSAKKSKRRRQQDDFRKLLSDTAFIKAVAERVRKVL from the coding sequence ATGAAGGCAAATAAGGAGCGATTTGAAATCACTCAAGCTGATTATGAGCAGATGCTGAAAGAAGGCGCTGACCCTGAATATGCACTCAAGCCAGGCAAATACACTGCCCAGCGCGGGAGATTTGCGAAAAAATATCCTGACTTAAAAAAAGATGATGTTGAACAACATCCACAAACTGCCATTTATCTGGACACAGATATTGTGGAGTTCTTTAAGCAACATTCTAAAAACTCTGAATCAATGGCATATCAAGCAGAGATTAATAACCTGCTACGACACTATATTGAAAATGAACGATCCGCTAAGAAGTCCAAGCGTAGACGTCAGCAAGATGATTTTAGAAAATTGCTATCAGATACCGCGTTTATCAAGGCAGTAGCCGAGCGGGTTAGAAAAGTATTGTGA
- the ribB gene encoding 3,4-dihydroxy-2-butanone-4-phosphate synthase — protein sequence MFATIPEAIEDFREGRMVIIVDDEDRENEGDLACAAEKVTPEIINFMAKYGRGLICLPMTPERLEALQIPLQMPEAENTAALGTAFCVSIEARRGVTTGISASDRATTIQVAVDPRSKPADLARPGHIFPLRARRGGVLVRPGQTEASVDLARMAGLTPAGVICEIMNDDGTMSRLPELEKFAQEHGIKIISVADLISYRMASELLVQRAGEAQVPTVYGDFRAIAFTNDINSDVHLALVKGAIDSEKSLLVRVHSQCVLGDVFGSLRDDTGWQLHRSLELIAEEGAGVLLYLRQEGRGLGLVNQLKAYKVMDEQNKDAVDADAETVGVHKMDPRDYGIGAQILHALGVRKMRLITNHPVKRAAIEGFDLEITERVPIEIEPNESNEQVLRARKAKLGHLLTKV from the coding sequence ATGTTTGCCACCATTCCTGAAGCAATTGAAGATTTTCGTGAAGGGCGAATGGTCATCATCGTCGATGACGAAGACCGCGAAAATGAAGGTGATTTAGCCTGTGCCGCAGAAAAGGTCACGCCGGAAATTATCAATTTCATGGCGAAATACGGACGCGGCTTGATCTGTTTGCCAATGACTCCCGAACGTCTTGAAGCTTTGCAGATTCCTTTGCAGATGCCCGAAGCCGAAAATACCGCAGCACTCGGCACTGCCTTCTGCGTTTCGATTGAAGCGCGGCGCGGCGTCACCACAGGCATCTCTGCATCCGACAGAGCGACGACGATTCAAGTTGCGGTTGACCCGCGCAGCAAACCTGCGGATTTGGCGCGTCCCGGTCATATCTTCCCGTTGCGTGCGCGACGCGGCGGCGTGCTGGTGCGTCCGGGGCAAACCGAAGCGTCGGTTGATCTGGCGCGCATGGCGGGACTGACGCCAGCCGGAGTGATTTGCGAAATCATGAATGATGACGGGACGATGTCGCGATTGCCTGAACTTGAAAAATTTGCTCAGGAACACGGCATAAAAATTATCTCGGTCGCCGATTTGATTAGCTATCGCATGGCAAGCGAACTGCTGGTGCAACGCGCAGGCGAAGCGCAGGTGCCGACGGTGTATGGCGATTTTCGCGCCATCGCCTTTACCAATGACATCAATTCCGATGTCCACCTGGCGTTAGTGAAGGGCGCAATCGATTCGGAAAAAAGTTTGCTGGTGCGGGTGCATTCGCAATGTGTGCTCGGCGATGTATTCGGGTCTTTGAGAGATGACACCGGATGGCAATTGCATCGTTCGCTTGAACTCATCGCCGAAGAGGGCGCAGGCGTCCTGCTGTATCTCAGACAGGAAGGGCGCGGGCTTGGGTTAGTCAATCAACTCAAAGCCTACAAGGTGATGGACGAACAGAATAAAGATGCGGTTGATGCGGATGCCGAAACCGTCGGGGTGCATAAAATGGACCCGCGCGATTACGGCATCGGCGCGCAGATTCTTCATGCGCTCGGTGTGCGTAAAATGCGTTTGATTACCAATCATCCCGTCAAGCGCGCGGCGATTGAAGGATTCGATTTGGAAATTACCGAGCGTGTGCCGATTGAAATCGAACCCAATGAATCGAATGAACAGGTGCTACGCGCCAGAAAAGCCAAACTCGGTCATTTGCTGACCAAAGTTTAG
- a CDS encoding TatD family hydrolase codes for MELIDIGVNLAHAAFNTDRDQVIKRAMAAGVTTMVITGTSLKSSHDAQQLASRYPNILFSTAGVHPHNAKQCNDETIKALKGLTQYDEVVAIGECGLDFNRDFSPRPVQEKWFEAQIQLAGELNLPLFLHERDAHQRFKEILSAYRKNFECAVVHCFTGNADEMKAYLDLDLHIGITGWICDERRGLHLRNLVRQIPLHRLMLETDAPFLTPRDMQPKPKDGRNEPAFLPHVLRQVANCLNKSVDEIARATTETADKFFWTS; via the coding sequence ATGGAATTAATTGATATTGGTGTCAACCTGGCTCACGCAGCATTCAACACGGATCGTGACCAGGTGATTAAACGGGCAATGGCAGCCGGAGTTACGACAATGGTGATTACCGGCACCAGCCTCAAAAGCAGCCACGATGCGCAACAGCTTGCCAGCCGCTATCCGAATATTCTTTTTTCAACGGCGGGCGTTCATCCGCATAACGCCAAACAGTGTAATGACGAAACCATAAAAGCGTTGAAAGGGTTGACTCAGTATGATGAAGTGGTTGCCATTGGCGAGTGCGGATTGGATTTCAACAGAGATTTTTCGCCGCGTCCGGTTCAGGAAAAATGGTTTGAAGCGCAAATTCAGTTGGCAGGCGAATTGAACCTGCCGCTCTTTTTACATGAGCGTGATGCGCATCAACGTTTCAAAGAAATATTATCGGCTTACCGAAAAAATTTTGAGTGCGCGGTGGTTCATTGTTTTACCGGCAACGCCGATGAAATGAAAGCCTATCTCGACCTCGATTTGCATATCGGCATAACCGGCTGGATTTGTGATGAGCGGCGCGGTTTGCATTTGCGCAATCTGGTTCGGCAAATTCCTTTGCATCGTTTGATGCTTGAAACCGATGCGCCGTTTTTGACGCCGCGCGACATGCAACCAAAACCCAAAGACGGAAGAAATGAACCGGCGTTTTTGCCCCATGTGCTTCGACAGGTTGCCAATTGTTTGAATAAATCTGTTGATGAAATTGCCCGGGCAACGACCGAAACGGCGGATAAATTTTTCTGGACTTCATAA
- a CDS encoding VOC family protein: MKINFTRIHHVQLTIREGDEARARAFYGELLGLTEIEKPEPLKPRGGLWFEMGNIQLHLGVEAFQGESKRHPAFEVENLQAIREYLEAKGVRVKDEINIPAIERFSFFDPFGNRIELMEKQK, encoded by the coding sequence ATGAAAATCAACTTCACCCGAATTCATCATGTTCAATTGACCATTCGCGAAGGCGACGAAGCGCGGGCGCGGGCGTTTTACGGCGAACTGCTGGGACTGACGGAGATTGAAAAGCCCGAACCGCTGAAACCGCGCGGCGGACTGTGGTTTGAAATGGGCAACATTCAATTGCATCTGGGCGTCGAAGCTTTTCAAGGTGAATCCAAACGCCATCCGGCATTTGAAGTTGAAAACCTTCAGGCAATCAGAGAGTATTTAGAAGCGAAGGGTGTGCGCGTGAAAGACGAAATCAATATTCCGGCTATCGAAAGGTTTTCGTTTTTCGACCCGTTTGGTAATCGCATCGAGTTGATGGAAAAACAAAAATAA